TGCAAAAATGCTTAGTGCATGGAAATAAGCTTCCAATGCTCTTGGCCTTTTAGGAGTTATTTTCTTCCAATAACTAGCATTAAATTAGCTATGGCAACATGTTGACTGCTATCTCTGGGAAGTAGAATTAGATACTGTCatttaataagaaaattacCTGCAGGAATATTTtgactctgttttttttttttttttgtaatgcTGATTCCCATAAAGAAGAGAATGTCTTCATTGACAGTGAAATAGTTATGGTTAATTTGCGTATTTTGGTAATTAGTGATATAACAATCAGGTTTAGGTGGTTTCCATCTTAGAAATATCATTACTCCAGCAGGTCACTTCTTTGAGGGCAGTGACtactttttaaaagaattatGTCCGTTGATCTGTAAAAAGCAGGCTGTACAATTATCCtaataattttgttgaaaatgtGCTATATCAGTGTGTGAGGCACTTTCTGAATCCATTCTGATAAATTGTGCATGcacgcgcacacacacacagggACTAACATATGTAATAAGAATTTCAATGTTCCAAATTAGATGCTAGCTTTTTATCCTGATTTGCATTCTCCCTTTGTGCAGTGTTCAAATGGTCACACGTTATGTTCTGGTTGCAAACCCAAGGTTCACAACCGGTGTCCCACTTGTAGGCATGATCTTGGTAATATAAGATGTCTTGCATTGGAACAGGTGGCTGCTTCTCTGGAACTTCCATGTAAATATGAGAGTTTTGGTTGCATGGGCATATACCCGTATTACAGCAAGCTAAAACATGAATCTCAATGTCTACATAGACCCTATAACTGCCCCTATGCTGGTTCAGAATGCACTGTTATTGGAGATATTCCTTATCTGGTGGCCCATTTGAAAGATGATCACAAAGTTGACATGCACAATGGCAGCACTTTCAACCATCGCTATGTAAAATCAAATCCCCATGAAGTTGAAAATGCTACCTGGATGCTAACGGTATTATTTCACAGTCCTTGTCTTACTAATTTCCTTTATCCTTCTTGGCTTCCCCTcttacaattaatttctcAGCCAACTCGGAACCTTGTACTATTGTTATTCTGTCTCCCTTTGTGCACATTCCAGACATGGATCCTGGCATAAAAGCTTTGATGAGTTACACCTACGTTGAAAAGAACAAGGATAAAGATCTGTATCTTTTCTATTGTGCAGGTTTTCAGTTGCTTTGGCCAGTATTTTTGTCTACATTTTGAAGCTTTCCAGCTTGGGATGGCTCCTGTCTACGTAGCGTTCTTGCGGTTCATGGGTGATGATAATGAGGCAAAGAACTACAGCTACAGTCTAGAAGTGGGTGGAAATGGGAGGAAGATGATTTGGCAGGGGGTGCCGCGTAGCATTAGGGATAGTCACCGGAAGGTTCGTGACAGTTTCGATGGTCTCATCATTCAACGTAACATGGCTCTCTTCTTCTCAGGGGGAGACCGGAAGGAGTTGAAGCTTAGGGTGACCGGAAGGATATGGAAGGAACAGTGATAGTAGTCTCTCCCTTAACCTCCTTCCTTCAATCTTTTTCTATAGTTTAGTAAGGTTAGTCACTTTTCATTG
Above is a window of Prunus persica cultivar Lovell chromosome G2, Prunus_persica_NCBIv2, whole genome shotgun sequence DNA encoding:
- the LOC18786297 gene encoding E3 ubiquitin-protein ligase SINAT5: MASGSPFFDDVRTKSEVIDPPQSEDMMDVGEGVNDATLIPLKPNVTVSSSVRELLECPVCLNAMYPPIHQCSNGHTLCSGCKPKVHNRCPTCRHDLGNIRCLALEQVAASLELPCKYESFGCMGIYPYYSKLKHESQCLHRPYNCPYAGSECTVIGDIPYLVAHLKDDHKVDMHNGSTFNHRYVKSNPHEVENATWMLTVFSCFGQYFCLHFEAFQLGMAPVYVAFLRFMGDDNEAKNYSYSLEVGGNGRKMIWQGVPRSIRDSHRKVRDSFDGLIIQRNMALFFSGGDRKELKLRVTGRIWKEQ